A window of the Microbulbifer aggregans genome harbors these coding sequences:
- a CDS encoding nitrilase-related carbon-nitrogen hydrolase produces MNNKTIRVAAAQFHVGTDVEENLGTVLRMLDQAAEVRPDLVVLPEFCNHLSWYDSQEHCAEVSVTLDGAFLQAVAEKARALGIHVVVNCTVRRDDGTITGSSLMYSPEGQLIADNTKQIYIGHENDFLESAREPGPVVDTPLGRIGLYACMDGVINEPPRTLALRGAELLCNSLNSFAGDEGSLHVPVRAPENHVFIVAANKVGPLVPEALLVPVSEATGIPQKFLCGAGESQVVAPDGTVLACASTDREEVVYADIQPGLANDKRRGDGTDIFASRRPELYQPIAADPATQSYPQWCGAESVAATVVDPLTHGRDGLRAAVSLVREAVVAGAQLVAVPPLLSAEAIAADLPAALDFSGEIVESLRQCCAGDGVVTTALPMRCDDGQLRYCAVVVGETGVLFCQGQVHPSERFAWSIPAVGFESLELPFGRIAAITSDDSIYPETFRLLALAGVDTAVVPLEPQEAWELRTGLLERSAENRINLLAAAISSPLGQGFATALQRDFTVMTPWKERPFDGLLSQPELYRLVAGTQSLAVTIHPAAAGNKEVSRNTDLVASRPWKLCGAITSQ; encoded by the coding sequence ATGAACAATAAAACCATCCGAGTGGCGGCGGCACAATTCCATGTGGGCACCGACGTGGAGGAAAATCTGGGCACGGTGTTGCGCATGCTGGACCAGGCCGCCGAGGTGCGGCCTGATCTGGTGGTGCTGCCGGAGTTCTGTAATCACCTGTCCTGGTACGACAGCCAGGAGCACTGCGCCGAGGTATCAGTCACCCTCGATGGCGCCTTCCTGCAGGCAGTAGCAGAGAAAGCACGTGCGCTGGGAATCCATGTTGTCGTCAATTGCACGGTGCGTCGAGATGACGGCACCATCACCGGCTCAAGCTTGATGTACTCGCCCGAGGGGCAGCTGATTGCCGACAACACCAAGCAGATCTATATCGGTCACGAAAATGACTTTCTCGAGTCGGCGCGAGAGCCGGGGCCGGTAGTGGACACACCTCTGGGCCGCATCGGGCTCTATGCCTGTATGGACGGTGTGATCAACGAGCCGCCGCGCACTTTGGCACTTCGTGGCGCCGAGCTGCTATGCAACAGTCTCAACTCTTTTGCTGGCGATGAAGGATCGCTTCATGTGCCGGTGCGTGCGCCTGAAAATCATGTGTTTATTGTTGCCGCCAATAAGGTCGGGCCCCTGGTGCCGGAAGCCCTGCTGGTACCTGTGAGTGAAGCCACTGGCATACCGCAGAAATTCCTCTGTGGGGCGGGCGAGAGCCAGGTCGTTGCACCGGATGGCACTGTGCTGGCCTGCGCGTCTACCGATCGAGAGGAGGTAGTCTACGCCGACATCCAGCCAGGGCTGGCGAACGACAAGCGCCGCGGCGATGGTACCGATATCTTTGCCAGTCGCCGCCCGGAACTTTACCAGCCAATAGCCGCAGATCCGGCGACACAGTCATATCCGCAATGGTGTGGTGCTGAAAGTGTGGCTGCCACTGTTGTCGATCCGTTGACGCACGGTCGGGATGGGTTGCGCGCTGCGGTTTCTCTGGTGCGGGAAGCAGTAGTCGCTGGCGCCCAGCTGGTAGCCGTGCCGCCGCTTCTCAGTGCAGAAGCCATTGCTGCGGATCTGCCCGCAGCACTCGACTTCTCGGGTGAGATAGTGGAGTCACTGCGTCAGTGTTGTGCCGGCGATGGAGTCGTTACCACGGCGCTGCCAATGCGCTGCGATGACGGGCAGCTCCGCTATTGCGCGGTGGTGGTGGGGGAGACCGGTGTCTTGTTCTGCCAGGGACAGGTGCACCCCAGTGAGCGCTTTGCCTGGTCGATACCGGCAGTGGGGTTCGAGTCCCTGGAATTGCCCTTCGGCCGTATCGCGGCGATCACGTCGGATGACAGTATCTATCCGGAAACTTTCCGTTTGCTGGCGCTGGCTGGTGTGGATACCGCGGTGGTACCTCTGGAGCCGCAGGAGGCCTGGGAGCTGCGAACCGGGCTTCTGGAGCGCTCGGCGGAAAACCGCATTAACCTGCTGGCAGCCGCTATCAGTTCGCCACTGGGGCAGGGTTTTGCGACCGCCCTGCAGCGGGATTTCACCGTAATGACACCATGGAAAGAGCGCCCCTTCGACGGCCTCCTCAGTCAGCCCGAGCTTTATCGACTGGTGGCAGGCACACAATCGCTCGCCGTCACCATTCACCCGGCGGCTGCCGGAAATAAGGAAGTCTCCCGAAACACCGACCTGGTTGCCAGTCGCCCCTGGAAGTTGTGTGGCGCAATTACCAGCCAATAA
- a CDS encoding MFS transporter — protein MANQQARRILGLRLADDVSGTNVLTFYFACLATIMFASFIPQSQPFLLTEFLGIAPERHGMVSGLLNFWAEIAIIIAVAIFGPLSDRFGRRPITGFGFLVMSAGIALYPHARDITELLMVRLAYAVGLAAVTTTIVALIADYVQDESRGRATGLQGVMNGIGAMICVFLLLQLPAILQKGGATAHEAGIQTYSLVAAISFITGVLMLIGLKPGARTKGEHSESLLSITRNGLHAARDPLIALAYGASFVARGNLMIVGTFFTLWVTNYGTTEMGMSRADALARAGMIVGIAQGCALLAAPLFGILADKITRVRALSIALLVSAVGYGSTFFIHDPFATGMIICAALIGLGEIGCIITSGVLVAQQAPPSHRGAVIGFFTLSGAVGILVASVIGGYLFDAWRASGPFVFFSGVALLVLIWAIVLERRTTRTSSQSQLVGDVAA, from the coding sequence ATGGCCAATCAACAGGCACGCCGGATTCTCGGCCTGCGTCTTGCGGATGACGTATCCGGCACCAACGTTCTGACCTTCTATTTCGCCTGTCTGGCGACCATCATGTTCGCCTCCTTCATTCCTCAGAGCCAACCCTTCCTGCTTACAGAATTTCTCGGCATCGCCCCGGAGCGGCATGGGATGGTCAGCGGACTGCTGAACTTCTGGGCGGAAATCGCCATCATCATCGCCGTGGCCATATTTGGCCCACTCTCGGATCGTTTTGGCCGCCGCCCTATTACCGGCTTCGGCTTCCTGGTGATGTCTGCCGGGATCGCGCTCTACCCCCATGCCCGGGACATCACGGAATTACTGATGGTGCGTCTTGCCTATGCTGTTGGCCTCGCGGCGGTTACCACCACCATCGTGGCGCTGATTGCCGACTATGTGCAGGATGAGAGCCGCGGGCGTGCCACCGGGCTGCAGGGCGTGATGAACGGCATCGGCGCCATGATCTGTGTTTTCCTGCTACTGCAACTTCCAGCCATCCTGCAAAAGGGCGGCGCCACAGCCCACGAAGCCGGCATCCAGACCTACAGTCTCGTCGCCGCCATCTCCTTCATCACCGGCGTTCTGATGCTGATTGGGCTGAAGCCCGGTGCGCGTACAAAAGGGGAACACAGCGAAAGCCTGCTGAGCATCACTAGAAATGGCCTTCACGCAGCGCGGGACCCCCTCATAGCGCTGGCCTATGGAGCCTCCTTTGTGGCACGCGGCAACCTGATGATTGTGGGGACCTTCTTTACCCTCTGGGTAACCAATTACGGCACCACGGAAATGGGGATGAGCCGTGCGGACGCACTGGCGCGGGCCGGCATGATCGTCGGTATCGCGCAGGGTTGCGCACTGCTAGCCGCACCGCTGTTTGGCATCCTGGCTGACAAAATCACCCGTGTGCGCGCCCTCAGCATCGCCCTGCTCGTCTCAGCGGTCGGCTACGGTTCGACGTTTTTTATTCATGACCCGTTCGCTACCGGGATGATCATTTGCGCAGCGCTGATTGGTCTCGGTGAGATCGGCTGTATCATCACCAGCGGTGTACTGGTCGCCCAGCAAGCTCCGCCATCTCATCGCGGTGCCGTCATCGGCTTCTTCACCCTGTCCGGTGCGGTCGGCATTCTGGTGGCCAGTGTGATCGGGGGATATCTATTCGATGCATGGCGGGCCTCCGGACCGTTTGTATTCTTCAGTGGAGTCGCGCTGTTAGTGCTGATTTGGGCCATCGTCCTTGAAAGACGTACAACACGAACCAGTTCGCAGAGCCAGTTGGTTGGTGACGTAGCGGCGTAA
- a CDS encoding alpha/beta hydrolase, with translation MFKTNFARNIGLLAFIFCFHALAFADAQSEVDAAMTSSSTVKVFQKRDWTGVSLFFGFEPAQPVSSRGLIIYPGGFVDPRAYAPLARHFADLGYYAAVVTPPFNLGILGTHYADYVKHYWRDEVNGWVIGGHSLGGVVAADYVNVNRASWDRVDALFLLAAYSNDLTYLTTLDIPVVSIWGGVDGLTTEQDIEDSKARLPSHTKYVRIEGGNHTQFYYTDTLQDGDNPAQISRDQQQAIVEQEIGVLLN, from the coding sequence ATGTTCAAAACCAACTTTGCGCGGAATATAGGCCTTCTCGCTTTCATCTTTTGTTTCCACGCGCTCGCTTTTGCCGATGCCCAGTCCGAAGTGGACGCCGCAATGACCTCTTCATCCACGGTCAAAGTGTTCCAGAAGCGCGACTGGACCGGGGTTTCCCTGTTTTTCGGTTTCGAGCCAGCCCAGCCGGTCTCTTCCCGGGGGCTGATTATTTATCCGGGCGGATTTGTGGATCCTCGCGCTTATGCCCCGCTCGCCCGTCACTTTGCCGATCTCGGGTACTATGCCGCTGTGGTAACGCCGCCCTTTAATCTGGGAATCCTCGGCACTCACTACGCTGATTATGTGAAGCACTACTGGAGGGATGAGGTAAACGGCTGGGTGATTGGTGGCCACTCATTGGGTGGTGTCGTTGCGGCTGACTATGTCAACGTCAACCGCGCTTCCTGGGATCGGGTCGATGCACTCTTCCTTCTGGCAGCCTATTCCAATGACCTGACGTACCTGACGACGCTTGATATTCCTGTGGTCTCCATCTGGGGAGGTGTCGATGGTTTAACCACCGAGCAGGATATTGAGGACAGCAAGGCGCGACTACCGTCCCATACAAAATACGTCCGTATCGAGGGTGGTAACCACACTCAGTTTTACTACACGGACACCCTGCAGGATGGTGACAACCCGGCACAGATTTCCCGGGATCAGCAACAGGCTATTGTTGAGCAGGAAATCGGGGTGCTGCTCAACTGA
- a CDS encoding SDR family NAD(P)-dependent oxidoreductase, whose amino-acid sequence MKTVVITGSTRGIGRGLAENFLASGCRVIISARSQSKVDEAVRELRSIHGDNAVAGIACDITSEQDLEGLWAFASSAGPVDIWINNAGMSIVRKPLAEQFAADLRRIVDTNLTGLLLACKVALAGMQKQGAGQIWNMEGFGSTGQTNAGMAAYGATKRALNYLTAALQKEVKGTAVQVNTLSPGIVVTDLLVGDYDFSSPEWQKTRKILNILGDTVETVTPYLVQGMLSAKKSGTRVAWLTGRKAFWRFLTAGFNKRDLFSNYESRTA is encoded by the coding sequence ATGAAGACGGTAGTGATAACAGGCAGTACGCGCGGTATAGGGCGAGGACTTGCGGAAAACTTCCTGGCGAGCGGGTGTCGGGTGATTATCAGTGCCCGGTCCCAAAGCAAGGTTGATGAGGCGGTTCGGGAGCTGCGATCAATTCACGGCGACAATGCGGTGGCAGGGATTGCCTGCGACATCACATCTGAGCAGGACCTCGAGGGCCTGTGGGCATTTGCTAGCAGTGCCGGTCCGGTGGATATCTGGATCAACAACGCCGGCATGAGCATTGTCCGCAAGCCCCTTGCCGAGCAATTCGCCGCAGACCTGCGCCGTATCGTGGATACCAATCTCACCGGCCTGCTTTTGGCCTGCAAGGTCGCGTTGGCCGGCATGCAAAAACAGGGGGCTGGGCAAATCTGGAACATGGAGGGGTTTGGCAGCACCGGCCAGACCAATGCCGGCATGGCCGCCTATGGCGCGACCAAGCGTGCGCTCAATTACCTAACCGCCGCGTTACAGAAGGAAGTGAAAGGGACCGCTGTGCAGGTCAATACGCTGAGCCCCGGGATCGTGGTGACGGACCTGCTGGTGGGCGACTACGATTTTTCATCGCCTGAATGGCAGAAAACCCGAAAAATTCTCAATATCCTCGGCGACACCGTCGAGACGGTCACCCCATATCTGGTGCAGGGAATGCTGAGTGCAAAAAAATCAGGCACCAGGGTGGCATGGCTTACCGGGCGCAAGGCCTTTTGGCGCTTCCTTACGGCCGGCTTCAACAAACGGGATTTATTTTCGAACTATGAATCCCGTACTGCCTGA
- a CDS encoding FAD-dependent oxidoreductase, which translates to MQEYRVWECLVCGWVYDESKGAPEDGIAPGTRWEDIPSDWQCPECGVGKEDFEMIRVCHAAADAAGSGEQEKIASSPTPEAPAEAEAAFEHIDHTRDPVVIVGTGLAGYHLAKELRKLDQRTPLVIISADNGDSYHKPQLSMAFHKVRTPEQLVSNSAREMALSLRAQILTFTQVTAIDSASRCLTLKAGLQSQRLHYDKLVLALGAEPVEVAVGGDAAGCAFRINDLQDFQRFYTAAAGTKSVLVIGGGLIGCEYANDLIQSGFQVHVIDPQTHALGSLLPDNASRLVEKSLSEAGVQFHLGTTVISLDYCSGGIQAVLDNGTQLQVDRVISAIGVRPRITLAQTNGIPVNRGIVTDRYLATGSEHIYALGDCAEVDGHNLCYVAPLLAGARALALTLTGTPTQVTYDNMPVSIKTTLCPVTVSAPPPGTEGQWQYDRDDDKGVAARFTDGDRQLLGFALVGDACSQSAELSEQAPPIMQN; encoded by the coding sequence ATGCAGGAGTATCGAGTCTGGGAGTGCCTGGTTTGCGGCTGGGTGTACGACGAATCCAAGGGTGCACCCGAAGACGGCATTGCCCCAGGGACTCGCTGGGAAGATATTCCCAGTGACTGGCAGTGCCCGGAATGCGGTGTGGGCAAAGAAGATTTCGAGATGATCCGGGTTTGCCATGCTGCGGCGGATGCAGCGGGCTCGGGCGAGCAGGAGAAAATTGCAAGCAGCCCCACCCCTGAAGCTCCTGCCGAAGCGGAAGCCGCTTTCGAGCACATCGACCACACTCGCGACCCGGTGGTGATTGTCGGTACCGGCCTGGCCGGCTACCACCTGGCAAAAGAACTGCGCAAGCTCGACCAGCGCACCCCGCTGGTGATCATCTCTGCCGACAATGGCGATAGTTACCACAAACCCCAGCTTAGTATGGCGTTTCACAAGGTACGGACCCCCGAGCAGCTCGTCAGTAACAGTGCGCGGGAAATGGCATTGAGTCTCCGGGCACAGATACTGACCTTTACCCAGGTCACGGCCATCGATTCAGCAAGCCGTTGCCTGACCCTCAAGGCCGGCCTACAGAGCCAGCGCCTGCATTACGACAAGCTGGTACTGGCACTGGGCGCGGAACCAGTGGAAGTGGCAGTTGGGGGCGATGCTGCGGGATGCGCTTTCCGTATCAATGATCTTCAGGACTTTCAGCGATTTTACACGGCCGCCGCCGGGACCAAGTCTGTACTGGTGATTGGCGGAGGACTGATCGGCTGCGAGTATGCCAATGACCTGATTCAGTCTGGATTCCAGGTGCATGTAATAGACCCCCAGACACACGCACTGGGCAGTCTCCTGCCGGACAATGCCTCCAGACTGGTCGAGAAATCGCTCAGCGAAGCCGGCGTGCAGTTCCATCTTGGTACGACGGTCATCTCCCTCGATTACTGTAGCGGCGGTATTCAGGCCGTTCTGGACAACGGCACACAACTTCAGGTTGACCGGGTAATCAGCGCTATCGGGGTGCGTCCACGGATCACGCTTGCACAGACGAACGGAATCCCGGTAAACCGGGGGATAGTCACCGATCGCTATCTTGCCACCGGAAGCGAGCACATCTACGCCCTGGGAGACTGCGCTGAAGTCGACGGCCACAATCTGTGCTATGTCGCACCCCTGCTGGCCGGCGCCCGCGCCCTGGCGCTTACCCTCACCGGAACACCGACACAGGTGACTTACGACAATATGCCTGTCAGCATCAAAACAACACTGTGCCCGGTCACCGTATCCGCACCGCCGCCCGGCACGGAAGGGCAATGGCAATATGATCGCGATGACGACAAAGGTGTGGCGGCCCGTTTTACTGACGGCGACCGGCAGTTGCTTGGCTTCGCTCTGGTCGGTGATGCCTGCAGCCAGTCGGCTGAGCTCAGCGAACAGGCGCCACCAATCATGCAGAATTGA
- a CDS encoding flavin reductase family protein, with protein MSIEAGLLAPAIPHIAEHQHTVEPLQLRQVFGQFATGVTIVTTGSETGEAVGMTVSSFNTVSLEPPLILWCIDKKTGCFEAFNHCEHFAIHVLSQEQEALSSLFARRGVEKFSSLDHHFSEHGVPLLHEYCARLQCTLTARHEGGDHLIMVGRVDTMHTQDRSPLIFHRGHYARIA; from the coding sequence ATGTCGATTGAAGCAGGACTACTGGCTCCGGCCATTCCCCATATTGCAGAACACCAGCATACTGTCGAACCCCTGCAATTGCGTCAGGTGTTCGGTCAATTCGCAACCGGAGTCACCATTGTCACCACCGGCAGTGAGACCGGTGAGGCTGTGGGGATGACAGTAAGCAGCTTTAACACCGTTTCTCTTGAACCACCCCTGATTCTCTGGTGTATCGACAAGAAAACGGGTTGCTTCGAGGCATTCAACCACTGCGAACATTTCGCCATTCATGTGCTGAGCCAGGAACAGGAGGCGCTCTCCAGCCTGTTCGCCCGCCGCGGTGTAGAAAAGTTTTCCAGCCTGGATCATCACTTCAGTGAACATGGGGTGCCGCTGCTGCATGAATACTGTGCCCGCCTCCAGTGCACACTGACAGCCCGCCATGAGGGTGGTGATCACCTCATCATGGTCGGCCGCGTAGACACCATGCACACCCAGGATCGCTCACCATTGATATTCCACCGCGGTCATTACGCCCGTATTGCCTGA
- a CDS encoding hydroxymethylglutaryl-CoA lyase: protein MSDKQIEISEVGPRDGLQSIASIMATEDKKRWIAALAAAGIREIEVGSFVPAKILPQLADTAEIVRYARTIPGLTVAVLVPNLRGAQDALAAGAHKLTIPLSVSETHSLKNLRRTHPQVLEEVRGIRALLEQMPADQRPSFEGSLSTCFGCTLEGPVSEDAVLRLGEALLAAGCDEVGLSDTTGYANPVQVRRLIRRVWENLGRDALHGVHLHNTRGQGLANVLAAIEEGITTVDSSMGGIGGCPFAPGASGNIVTEDLVFLLEAMGYPTGINFPRLMQAREILSNALPEEPLYGFIPDAGLPKGFQYATSERRALA, encoded by the coding sequence TTGAGCGATAAGCAAATTGAAATCAGTGAAGTAGGGCCGCGTGACGGCCTTCAGAGTATTGCCAGCATCATGGCGACAGAGGACAAGAAGCGCTGGATTGCAGCTTTGGCTGCAGCGGGTATCCGGGAAATCGAGGTCGGCTCCTTTGTCCCGGCCAAAATTTTGCCGCAACTGGCCGATACTGCCGAGATCGTTCGCTATGCCAGAACGATACCGGGGCTGACTGTGGCGGTGCTGGTGCCCAACCTGCGCGGTGCACAGGATGCATTGGCCGCGGGCGCGCACAAGCTGACCATTCCTCTCTCGGTGAGTGAGACCCATAGCCTGAAGAACCTGCGCAGGACACACCCGCAGGTTCTGGAAGAAGTGCGCGGGATCCGCGCCTTGCTGGAACAAATGCCCGCAGATCAGCGGCCAAGCTTCGAGGGGAGCCTCTCGACATGTTTCGGGTGCACACTCGAGGGCCCGGTCTCTGAAGACGCTGTATTGCGTCTGGGGGAAGCCCTGCTTGCGGCAGGGTGTGATGAAGTGGGACTGTCTGATACCACTGGTTATGCGAACCCGGTACAGGTCCGCAGGCTGATTCGTCGTGTCTGGGAAAATCTGGGACGCGATGCGCTACACGGAGTCCATTTACACAACACTCGTGGCCAGGGATTGGCGAATGTGCTCGCCGCGATAGAAGAGGGGATTACTACCGTAGACTCGTCCATGGGCGGGATTGGTGGTTGTCCTTTTGCTCCCGGGGCGAGTGGCAATATCGTCACCGAGGACCTGGTCTTCCTGCTCGAGGCGATGGGATATCCAACCGGTATAAATTTCCCTCGGCTGATGCAAGCCCGTGAAATCCTTTCCAATGCACTGCCTGAGGAACCGCTTTACGGTTTTATACCCGATGCTGGGCTACCGAAAGGGTTCCAGTACGCGACGAGCGAACGCCGGGCACTGGCCTGA
- a CDS encoding CaiB/BaiF CoA transferase family protein, whose amino-acid sequence MAHQEVLPLAGIKVVEFTHMVMGPAAGGILADLGADVTKVEPCQGDNTRRLQGSGAGYFAMYNRNKRSLALDLKSTEGKDVALRLVDDADVVIENFRHGAMDRLGLGYGELSARNPRLIYCSLKGFLSGPYEHRTALDEVTQMMGGLAYMTGLPDRPLRAGTSVVDITGGMFGVIAILAALQQRHSTGHGQQVTSSLFETTAYLVGQHMAQQAVSGEEPPPMSVRRSAWSVYDIFHSAEGERVFVGVVSDTLWRAFCSEFNLDDLAADPALASNAGRVAARDRLLPRIKALFASLPKAEMMARLDRAGIPFAPINKPADLFDDPHLNAAGGLVKVTLEDGQRISLPALPVEFDGQRPGVRRDLPAAGEHSVEVAQSLGLSEARIDALIEHGVLKGSRQPESTS is encoded by the coding sequence ATGGCGCATCAGGAAGTCTTGCCGCTAGCCGGTATCAAAGTGGTCGAATTTACCCACATGGTGATGGGGCCTGCAGCTGGGGGGATCCTCGCCGACCTGGGCGCGGACGTCACCAAGGTTGAGCCCTGCCAGGGTGACAACACCCGGCGTCTGCAGGGCTCCGGCGCGGGTTACTTTGCCATGTATAACCGCAACAAGCGCAGTCTGGCGCTGGACCTTAAATCTACCGAGGGCAAGGATGTCGCCCTGCGCCTGGTGGACGACGCGGATGTGGTCATCGAGAATTTCCGCCACGGGGCAATGGATCGACTGGGGCTCGGTTATGGAGAGCTGAGCGCTCGCAACCCTCGTCTGATCTACTGCTCACTAAAAGGGTTTCTCAGCGGTCCTTACGAGCATCGCACGGCGTTGGACGAAGTCACCCAAATGATGGGGGGACTTGCCTATATGACCGGCCTCCCCGATCGCCCCTTGCGCGCAGGAACTTCAGTGGTGGACATCACCGGCGGCATGTTCGGCGTCATCGCCATTCTCGCCGCCCTGCAGCAGCGCCACTCCACTGGGCACGGCCAGCAAGTGACCAGTTCCCTGTTTGAAACCACGGCCTACCTGGTGGGACAGCATATGGCGCAGCAGGCGGTTTCCGGCGAGGAGCCGCCCCCCATGTCGGTACGACGCAGCGCCTGGTCGGTATACGATATCTTCCATAGTGCCGAGGGTGAGCGGGTTTTTGTTGGTGTTGTGAGTGATACCCTCTGGCGCGCCTTCTGCAGCGAATTTAATCTCGATGATCTGGCCGCAGACCCCGCTTTGGCCAGTAACGCCGGGCGAGTGGCCGCTCGGGACCGCCTGTTGCCGCGTATCAAAGCACTGTTTGCCAGCTTGCCGAAAGCCGAGATGATGGCGCGGCTCGACCGTGCCGGCATCCCCTTTGCCCCCATCAACAAGCCCGCCGACCTCTTCGATGATCCACACCTGAACGCCGCTGGTGGTTTGGTGAAGGTCACCCTTGAAGATGGCCAGCGCATCAGCCTGCCTGCATTGCCTGTGGAATTCGATGGCCAGCGTCCCGGTGTTCGCCGCGATCTGCCCGCAGCAGGTGAGCATAGCGTGGAAGTGGCGCAGTCACTGGGATTGAGTGAGGCGCGGATCGATGCCCTCATTGAGCACGGGGTACTGAAGGGCAGCCGGCAGCCGGAGTCCACTAGCTGA
- a CDS encoding Crp/Fnr family transcriptional regulator codes for MNSPVLKPPETFFHSKLFRGLGNEELAELTAICQRKRLSAGDKLIEQHSAAQNVYVVVSGTLMIERLSRSGRRQVIAFSYSGDYIGFTNTEEYEYSVVALRETELQVFPRRDFLTLVDRFSTLKTNARQIGGNVLAQTLDQLFALGQKKAHERLCFLLAQISRRQCGTQNADIELIMSRQDIADYLGLTIETVSRAFARLKTMQLIEIVSAHRIRVLDRSVLEELASVN; via the coding sequence GTGAACAGCCCCGTGCTGAAACCACCGGAGACATTTTTCCACTCCAAGCTATTTCGCGGCCTTGGCAATGAGGAACTGGCGGAACTGACGGCCATTTGTCAGCGCAAACGCTTGTCCGCAGGCGACAAACTGATCGAGCAGCATAGTGCTGCGCAAAATGTGTACGTGGTCGTTTCCGGAACCCTGATGATTGAGCGGCTGTCCCGCTCAGGCCGCCGCCAGGTTATCGCGTTCTCTTATTCCGGTGACTACATCGGATTTACCAACACCGAAGAATATGAATACAGCGTCGTGGCCCTGCGTGAGACTGAACTGCAGGTTTTCCCCCGTCGCGATTTCCTCACCCTGGTGGACCGCTTCTCCACGCTGAAGACGAATGCTCGTCAGATCGGCGGCAATGTACTGGCACAGACTCTCGACCAACTCTTCGCACTGGGACAGAAAAAGGCCCACGAGCGCCTGTGCTTCCTGCTCGCCCAGATCAGCCGCCGTCAATGCGGCACGCAAAATGCCGATATTGAACTGATTATGAGCCGTCAGGATATTGCCGATTATCTGGGCCTCACGATCGAAACTGTCAGCCGCGCCTTTGCCCGCCTTAAAACCATGCAGCTGATCGAAATCGTAAGCGCTCACCGCATTCGCGTTCTCGACCGCAGTGTGCTGGAAGAGCTGGCCAGCGTGAACTGA
- a CDS encoding class I SAM-dependent methyltransferase, translated as MADADRQVPPSWNVVGRHGVFPEARHDDVARFNFLTNLNIHLASQVLPGVRKAYDYRVERGATPTNRREVGELLKREPMYQFWSSMRRNTMEMRQQNSRAMVFRQLPELVEKARQLNQDSETLQLDSAVEIPRYISAVDIHCMPGGYHTEYCEDDIAAGANYDSGIFVTTAGMLGRYSDGGGQALAKWLRDEAESGFRPRRILDIGCTVGHNIVPLAQAFPDTEILAIDVAPPVLRYANARAKSLGVDNITFRQENAESINAEDGSFDLIITCMFLHETSSRALPRILAETHRLLADGGKVVHIEQPQFSPDMPLYEQFMRDWDTRNNNEPFWGTLHDLDLFEAMEQAGFEREKITTQGLFAVVDETLFPSAAKAATDNEDYGRKPAWHAYIASK; from the coding sequence ATGGCAGATGCAGATCGGCAGGTGCCGCCCTCCTGGAACGTAGTCGGGCGTCACGGCGTCTTTCCAGAAGCCCGCCATGACGACGTGGCACGTTTCAACTTCCTGACCAATCTCAATATTCACCTGGCTTCCCAGGTGCTACCCGGTGTGCGCAAGGCTTATGATTATCGTGTTGAACGCGGTGCTACGCCAACAAACCGGCGCGAAGTGGGTGAATTACTCAAGCGCGAACCCATGTATCAGTTTTGGAGTAGCATGCGCCGCAACACCATGGAGATGCGACAGCAAAATAGTCGCGCCATGGTCTTCCGGCAACTACCCGAACTGGTAGAAAAAGCCCGCCAACTGAATCAGGACAGTGAGACTTTGCAGCTGGATAGCGCTGTGGAAATTCCCCGCTATATCAGCGCTGTGGATATTCACTGTATGCCCGGGGGCTATCACACCGAATACTGTGAAGACGATATCGCGGCGGGAGCCAATTACGACAGCGGGATTTTTGTCACCACTGCCGGCATGCTTGGCCGCTACAGTGATGGTGGCGGCCAGGCACTTGCCAAGTGGCTGCGTGACGAGGCGGAATCCGGTTTCCGGCCACGCCGCATTCTCGACATCGGCTGTACCGTTGGGCACAACATCGTGCCGCTGGCACAGGCTTTCCCCGATACCGAAATCCTTGCCATTGACGTCGCCCCGCCAGTGCTGCGTTATGCCAATGCCCGAGCAAAATCACTGGGCGTGGATAACATCACTTTCCGACAGGAAAACGCTGAGTCTATTAATGCCGAGGACGGCAGTTTTGATTTGATCATTACCTGTATGTTTCTGCACGAAACATCCAGTCGCGCCCTGCCGCGCATCCTTGCGGAAACCCACCGCTTGCTGGCTGATGGTGGCAAGGTGGTGCATATCGAACAGCCACAATTCAGCCCTGACATGCCGCTCTACGAACAATTCATGCGTGACTGGGATACCCGCAACAACAACGAACCCTTCTGGGGCACCCTGCACGACCTGGATCTGTTCGAGGCCATGGAGCAGGCCGGCTTCGAGCGGGAAAAAATCACTACCCAGGGGCTGTTTGCCGTGGTCGATGAGACGCTGTTTCCCAGCGCCGCCAAAGCGGCGACAGACAATGAGGACTACGGGCGTAAACCGGCCTGGCACGCTTATATTGCCAGCAAGTGA